In the Malus domestica chromosome 16, GDT2T_hap1 genome, one interval contains:
- the LOC139193114 gene encoding uncharacterized protein, whose protein sequence is MGLYYLLIKFNGAELEDHQPLVKTLEEINVGTADDPRLLFISALLPQQMKDEFRTLLTEFKDCFAWSYHEMPGLDRTLVEHELRIKPGFKPFRQPPRRFSTEVQLSINDELVRLLKAGFIRTARYVKWLANIVPVLKKNGALRICTDF, encoded by the coding sequence atgggcctgtattatcttttgataaaattcAATGGGGCCGAGCTCGAAGATCATCAGCCCCTAGTTAAGACCttggaagagattaatgttgggacggctgATGACCCACgacttttgtttattagtgctttaCTTCCCCAACAAATGAAAGACGAGTTTCGTACCTTGCTTACggagtttaaagattgttttgcttggagttatcatgaaatgcccggcttagatcgtactctggtcgagcatgaattacgtattaagcccggatttaaacctttccgtcagccacctcgtcgattctcgaccgaagtacaactcagCATCAATGACGAACtggttcggcttttgaaagccggattcattcggacagctcgatatgtcaaatggttggcgaatatcgttcctgtattaaagaaaaatggtgcactgCGCATTTGCACCGATTtttga